From one Streptomyces sp. NBC_01478 genomic stretch:
- a CDS encoding SigE family RNA polymerase sigma factor — translation MSTLHSTSNNAVITRLHDVTRGSEKSGAVNGRGCARGTGRQHTGFMTVVDAHPGEAHGGSAYREDTGERRSLSEAEFTAYVQERRASLYATAYHLTGDRFEAEDLLQSALFSTYKAWDRISDKAAVGGYLRRTMTNLHISAWRRRKLNEYPTEELPETPGDTDAMRGTELRAVLWQALARLPELQRTMLVLRYYEGRTDPEIAEILDISVGTVKSSIWRSLRRMREDEVLSFGRDEEDAFGELVA, via the coding sequence ATGAGCACGCTGCACAGCACCAGCAACAACGCAGTCATCACGCGTCTGCACGACGTGACCCGGGGTTCCGAGAAGTCCGGTGCCGTGAACGGGCGGGGGTGCGCTCGCGGCACCGGGCGTCAGCACACCGGGTTCATGACGGTGGTTGACGCGCACCCGGGGGAAGCGCACGGGGGAAGCGCGTACAGGGAGGACACGGGGGAGCGTCGTTCGCTGTCGGAGGCGGAGTTCACCGCCTACGTCCAGGAGCGCCGCGCCTCCCTGTACGCCACCGCGTACCACCTGACCGGTGACCGCTTCGAGGCCGAGGACCTGCTGCAGAGCGCGCTGTTCTCGACGTACAAGGCGTGGGACCGGATCAGCGACAAGGCCGCGGTCGGGGGCTACCTCCGCCGCACCATGACGAACCTGCACATCAGCGCGTGGCGCCGCCGCAAGCTGAACGAGTACCCGACCGAGGAACTGCCGGAGACGCCCGGCGACACGGACGCGATGCGCGGCACCGAACTGCGCGCGGTCCTGTGGCAGGCGCTGGCCCGGCTGCCCGAACTCCAGCGCACCATGCTGGTCCTCCGCTACTACGAGGGCCGCACGGACCCGGAGATCGCGGAGATCCTCGACATCAGTGTCGGCACGGTGAAGTCCAGCATCTGGCGGTCGCTCCGCCGCATGCGCGAGGACGAGGTCCTCAGCTTCGGCCGTGACGAGGAGGACGCCTTCGGGGAGCTGGTCGCCTGA
- a CDS encoding aldehyde dehydrogenase family protein gives MASAFEYAPAPESRAVVDIAPSYGLFIDGEFTEAAEGKVFKTVSPSTEEVLSEIAQAGEADVDRAVKAARKAFEKWSALPGSERAKYLFRIARIIQERSRELAVLETLDNGKPIKETRDADLPLVAAHFFYYAGWADKLDHAGFGANPQPLGVAGQVIPWNFPLLMLAWKIAPALATGNTVVLKPAETTPLSALFFADICRQAGLPKGVVNILPGYGDTGAALVAHPDVNKVAFTGSTAVGKAIARQVAGTTKKVTLELGGKGANIVFDDAPIDQAVEGIVTGIFFNQGQVCCAGSRLLVQESIQDELLDSLKRRLSTLRLGDPLDKNTDIGAINSAEQLSRITTLVEQGEAEGAERWSPSCELPSSGYWFAPTLFTNVTQAHTVARDEIFGPVLSVLTFRTPEEAVAKANNSQYGLSAGIWTEKGSRILAVASKLRAGVIWSNTFNKFDPTSPFGGYKESGFGREGGRHGLEAYLDV, from the coding sequence ATGGCATCCGCATTCGAGTACGCACCGGCGCCCGAGTCCCGCGCCGTCGTCGACATCGCGCCCTCCTACGGCCTGTTCATCGACGGCGAGTTCACCGAGGCGGCCGAGGGCAAGGTCTTCAAGACCGTCTCCCCCTCCACCGAGGAGGTCCTCTCCGAGATCGCCCAGGCGGGCGAGGCGGACGTCGACCGCGCGGTGAAGGCCGCCCGCAAGGCCTTCGAGAAGTGGTCGGCGCTGCCCGGCTCCGAGCGCGCCAAGTACCTGTTCCGCATCGCCCGGATCATCCAGGAGCGCAGCCGCGAACTGGCCGTCCTGGAAACCCTGGACAACGGCAAGCCCATCAAGGAGACGAGGGACGCGGACCTCCCCCTGGTCGCCGCGCACTTCTTCTACTACGCGGGCTGGGCCGACAAGTTGGACCACGCCGGCTTCGGCGCGAACCCGCAGCCCCTCGGCGTCGCGGGCCAGGTCATCCCCTGGAACTTCCCGCTCCTGATGCTGGCATGGAAGATCGCCCCGGCACTGGCGACGGGCAACACGGTCGTCCTGAAGCCGGCCGAGACGACCCCCCTCTCGGCGCTCTTCTTCGCGGACATCTGCCGCCAGGCGGGCCTCCCCAAGGGTGTCGTCAACATCCTTCCGGGATACGGCGACACGGGCGCCGCGCTCGTCGCGCACCCGGACGTCAACAAGGTCGCGTTCACCGGCTCGACGGCGGTCGGCAAGGCCATCGCACGCCAGGTGGCCGGCACGACCAAGAAGGTCACCCTCGAACTCGGCGGCAAGGGCGCGAACATCGTCTTCGACGACGCCCCCATCGACCAGGCGGTGGAGGGGATCGTCACCGGCATCTTCTTCAACCAGGGCCAGGTCTGCTGCGCGGGCAGCCGCCTGCTCGTCCAAGAGTCCATCCAGGACGAGCTGTTGGACTCCCTGAAGCGGCGACTGTCGACCCTCCGCCTCGGCGACCCGCTCGACAAGAACACGGACATCGGCGCGATCAACTCAGCCGAGCAGCTCTCCCGGATCACCACCCTCGTCGAGCAGGGCGAGGCGGAGGGCGCCGAGCGCTGGTCCCCGTCCTGCGAACTCCCGTCCTCCGGCTACTGGTTCGCCCCGACGCTCTTCACGAACGTCACCCAGGCGCACACCGTCGCCCGCGACGAGATCTTCGGCCCGGTGCTGTCGGTACTGACCTTCCGCACGCCCGAGGAGGCGGTCGCGAAGGCCAACAACAGTCAGTACGGCCTCTCAGCCGGCATCTGGACGGAGAAGGGTTCCCGCATCCTCGCGGTCGCGAGCAAACTGCGCGCGGGCGTCATCTGGTCCAACACGTTCAACAAGTTCGACCCGACCTCGCCGTTCGGCGGCTACAAGGAGTCGGGCTTCGGCCGCGAGGGCGGTCGCCACGGCCTGGAGGCGTACCTCGATGTCTGA
- a CDS encoding aldehyde dehydrogenase family protein has product MSDARLSVFKTYKLYVGGKFPRSESGRVYEVTDAKGKWLANAPQGSRKDARDAVVAARKAFGGWSGATAYNRGQILYRIAEMLEGRKDQFVREVADAEGLSKSKAAVIVDAAIDRWVWYAGWTDKIAQVVGGANPVAGPYFNLSSPEPTGVVTVLAPQESSFLGLISVVAPVIATGNTVIVIASENSPLPALSLGEVLATSDLPGGVVNILSGRTAEIAAPLAAHQDVNAIDLAGADDVLAKELEIAAADNLKRVLRPQPVDYNETPGIDRLTPFLETKTVWHPTGSLGASGSSY; this is encoded by the coding sequence ATGTCTGACGCACGACTGTCCGTCTTCAAGACCTACAAGCTGTACGTCGGGGGCAAGTTCCCCCGTAGCGAGAGCGGCCGGGTGTACGAGGTGACCGACGCAAAGGGCAAGTGGCTGGCCAACGCCCCCCAGGGGAGCCGTAAGGACGCCCGGGACGCGGTCGTAGCGGCCCGCAAGGCGTTCGGCGGCTGGTCCGGCGCGACGGCGTACAACCGGGGTCAGATCCTCTACCGCATCGCCGAGATGCTGGAGGGCCGCAAGGACCAGTTCGTGCGCGAAGTGGCGGACGCGGAGGGCCTGTCGAAGTCGAAGGCCGCCGTGATCGTGGACGCGGCGATCGACCGCTGGGTCTGGTACGCGGGCTGGACCGACAAGATCGCCCAGGTGGTCGGCGGCGCGAACCCGGTGGCGGGTCCGTACTTCAACCTCTCCTCCCCCGAGCCGACGGGAGTGGTCACCGTCCTGGCCCCCCAGGAGTCGTCGTTCCTGGGCCTGATCTCGGTCGTGGCCCCGGTGATCGCGACCGGCAACACGGTCATCGTCATCGCGAGCGAGAACTCCCCGCTCCCCGCACTGTCGTTGGGCGAGGTCCTGGCCACCTCCGACCTGCCCGGCGGAGTCGTCAACATCCTCTCCGGCCGGACGGCGGAGATCGCGGCCCCCCTGGCCGCCCACCAGGACGTCAACGCGATCGACCTCGCGGGCGCGGACGACGTACTGGCGAAGGAGCTGGAGATCGCAGCGGCGGACAACCTCAAGCGAGTCCTCCGTCCACAGCCTGTGGATTACAACGAGACTCCGGGCATCGACCGCCTGACACCCTTCCTGGAGACGAAGACGGTCTGGCACCCGACGGGTTCACTGGGGGCGTCGGGGTCGTCCTACTGA
- a CDS encoding PH domain-containing protein, with translation MTTPQAEPQDRTYRSHAGIVGGVLLLVIVGWLGIDALFTGHGRSPWLALAGLILAVPLIVAFTLRPAVYANPDRLRIRNPFRIVVLPWAEVATLRSGYSNEVLTNTGAKFQLWAVPVSLRARKKAARREARAMSEATGTPRGGRPGLLGSGGRMGTFGGGTGGGAVQGGPTRAESDQIMTDLRELLESQGQHESAQGEVTVRWAYEVIAPAVAGAVVLAILLATG, from the coding sequence ATGACGACCCCGCAAGCCGAGCCACAAGACCGGACCTACCGCTCACACGCAGGCATCGTCGGCGGTGTCCTCCTCCTGGTCATCGTCGGCTGGCTCGGCATCGACGCCCTCTTCACCGGTCACGGCCGCTCCCCCTGGCTCGCCCTCGCGGGCCTGATCCTCGCCGTACCGCTGATCGTCGCGTTCACACTGCGCCCGGCGGTGTACGCCAACCCGGACCGCCTGCGGATCCGCAACCCGTTCCGGATCGTCGTCCTGCCCTGGGCCGAGGTCGCCACCCTGCGGTCCGGCTACTCGAACGAGGTCCTCACGAACACGGGCGCCAAGTTCCAGCTCTGGGCGGTCCCGGTCTCGCTGCGCGCCCGCAAGAAGGCCGCGCGGCGCGAGGCGCGGGCCATGTCGGAGGCGACCGGCACGCCGCGCGGCGGCAGGCCGGGGCTGCTCGGTTCCGGCGGCCGGATGGGCACGTTCGGCGGCGGGACGGGCGGCGGCGCCGTACAGGGTGGGCCCACGCGCGCGGAGTCCGACCAGATCATGACCGATCTGCGCGAGCTGCTGGAGAGCCAGGGGCAGCACGAGTCGGCGCAGGGCGAGGTCACCGTGCGCTGGGCGTACGAGGTGATCGCGCCGGCGGTCGCCGGGGCCGTGGTGCTGGCGATCCTGCTGGCGACGGGCTGA
- a CDS encoding uridine kinase: MSILSPSPARVVLLCGPSGSGKSLVSARSGLPVLRLDDFYKEGDDPTLPLVAGSSDIDWDHPGSWDADIAVTAIVELCRTGRTDVPVYDISLSARTGTEAVDVGRTPLFIAEGIFAAEVITRCQELGVLADALCLSRGPVRTFRRRFLRDLREGRKSVPFLLRRGWRLMRLERSIVARQTTLGAYACDKDEALGRLAAAAVGRRPARISPASSPS; encoded by the coding sequence GTGAGCATCCTTTCCCCGTCACCGGCGCGTGTCGTGCTGCTGTGCGGCCCCTCGGGTTCCGGCAAGTCCCTCGTCTCCGCCCGCTCCGGTCTTCCCGTGCTGCGGCTCGACGACTTCTACAAAGAGGGTGACGACCCGACGCTGCCCCTCGTGGCGGGGAGTTCGGACATCGACTGGGACCACCCCGGCTCCTGGGACGCGGACATCGCGGTCACCGCGATCGTCGAACTGTGCCGCACGGGCCGCACGGACGTGCCGGTCTACGACATCTCGCTCAGCGCCCGTACGGGCACGGAGGCGGTCGATGTGGGCCGGACCCCGCTGTTCATAGCGGAGGGCATCTTCGCCGCCGAGGTCATCACCCGCTGCCAGGAGCTGGGCGTCCTCGCGGACGCGCTGTGCCTGAGCCGGGGTCCGGTGCGGACGTTCCGGCGCCGTTTCCTGCGGGATCTCAGGGAGGGCCGTAAGTCCGTGCCGTTCCTGTTGCGGCGCGGCTGGCGGCTGATGCGGCTGGAGCGCTCGATCGTGGCCCGGCAGACGACCCTCGGCGCGTACGCCTGCGACAAGGACGAGGCACTGGGCCGGCTCGCCGCGGCGGCGGTCGGCCGGCGCCCGGCCCGAATCAGTCCGGCGTCTTCTCCGTCGTAG
- the deoC gene encoding deoxyribose-phosphate aldolase: MPTTAPSPTAKSVGGTPTHALGEVTASDSTLRRFLHGLPGVDAVGLEARAASLGTRSIKTTAKAYAIDLAISMVDLTTLEGADTPGKVRALGAKAVRPDPTDRTSPSTAAVCVYPDMVATAKEAVAGSSVKVASVATAFPAGRAALAVKLADVRDAVAAGADEIDMVIDRGAFLAGHYMKVYDEIVAVKEASGAARLKVIFETGELSTYDNIRRASWLGMLAGADFIKTSTGKVAVNATPANTLLMLEAVRDFRAQTGIQVGVKPAGGIRTSKDAVKFLVIVNETAGEDWLDNHWFRFGASSLLNDLLMQRQKLATGRYSGPDYVTVD, translated from the coding sequence ATGCCCACCACTGCACCTTCCCCCACTGCCAAAAGCGTGGGAGGGACCCCCACGCACGCACTCGGCGAGGTGACGGCGTCGGACAGTACGCTGCGCCGTTTCCTCCACGGGCTGCCCGGCGTCGACGCGGTCGGCCTGGAGGCGCGCGCCGCCTCGCTCGGGACCCGTTCCATCAAGACCACCGCGAAGGCGTACGCCATCGACCTCGCCATCTCGATGGTCGACCTGACGACGCTGGAAGGCGCGGACACCCCGGGCAAGGTCCGGGCGCTCGGCGCCAAGGCGGTCCGCCCCGACCCGACCGACCGGACGAGCCCCTCGACCGCGGCCGTCTGTGTCTATCCCGACATGGTGGCCACCGCGAAGGAGGCCGTCGCCGGTTCCTCCGTGAAGGTCGCCTCCGTCGCCACCGCCTTCCCGGCCGGCCGTGCCGCGCTCGCCGTGAAGCTGGCCGACGTGCGCGACGCGGTCGCCGCGGGCGCCGACGAGATCGACATGGTCATCGACCGCGGGGCGTTCCTCGCGGGCCACTACATGAAGGTCTACGACGAGATCGTCGCCGTGAAGGAGGCGTCCGGGGCGGCCCGCCTCAAGGTCATCTTCGAGACCGGCGAGCTGTCGACGTACGACAACATCCGCCGCGCGAGCTGGCTCGGCATGCTGGCCGGCGCGGACTTCATCAAGACGTCGACGGGCAAGGTCGCCGTCAACGCGACGCCCGCGAACACCCTGTTGATGCTGGAGGCGGTGCGTGACTTCCGCGCGCAGACCGGCATCCAGGTCGGGGTGAAGCCCGCGGGCGGTATCCGTACCTCCAAGGACGCCGTCAAGTTCCTGGTCATCGTCAACGAGACGGCGGGCGAGGACTGGCTGGACAACCACTGGTTCCGCTTCGGCGCGTCCTCGCTCCTGAACGACCTGCTGATGCAGCGTCAGAAGCTGGCCACCGGCCGCTACTCCGGCCCCGACTACGTGACGGTGGACTGA